A genomic region of Catalinimonas niigatensis contains the following coding sequences:
- a CDS encoding GAF domain-containing protein, whose product MNPINDTNYNQRSDRAVGTGSRDSEFCGSIPLNFINLIQPYGMLLLLDKTYKVVQVSENISEVLGKALEDIVEHPFASLLSAGQFDNFQQKIVRREVHNNIPHILRLATSQGSRRFAGVIHFHKEYFLIELEPIEEETSDITFINAYQDIKYIMAALQQAEDLKEFGHIAASEIKSFSGFDGVMLYQFDQQWNGSVVAEAKEESMESYLNLKFPASDVPRQARELYFRTPYRLIPDVNFEPVRLFPIINPIVRGFTDISDCTLRSVPQVHIEYLKNMNVQASMSTPVIVDGKLWGLISCHHKTPKQIPFELRYAFEVLAGLISFQLASREREERLQHFTDRREMELKLIDLLHREKEARDILLEESDILLKLFRAGGAVLVIGDKYETKGQVPSQKYVSELVKWLRLFNKEKLFLTDSLSPHVRNAKEYKDVASGLLAIQFSHSPLGYLLLFRPEIIHTIHWGGNPNEAIQFEEDHKKYHPRNSFKEWREKVEYTAVPWEAELVEIAKNLRTVLLEKVLINLQE is encoded by the coding sequence ATGAATCCAATCAATGATACAAATTACAATCAGCGCTCTGATCGCGCCGTAGGCACGGGTTCCCGTGATTCAGAATTTTGTGGCAGTATCCCACTCAATTTTATCAATCTGATCCAGCCCTATGGCATGCTGTTGTTGTTAGACAAGACCTATAAGGTAGTACAGGTGAGTGAAAATATAAGTGAAGTATTAGGTAAAGCACTGGAGGACATTGTGGAGCACCCCTTTGCATCACTGCTTTCAGCAGGGCAATTCGACAATTTTCAGCAAAAAATAGTGCGTCGGGAAGTACACAATAATATTCCTCATATTCTTCGTCTTGCTACCTCCCAGGGGAGTCGCCGTTTTGCCGGAGTCATCCATTTTCATAAAGAATATTTTTTAATAGAACTGGAACCCATTGAGGAAGAAACCAGTGATATCACCTTTATCAACGCATATCAGGATATCAAATACATCATGGCAGCATTACAGCAGGCAGAAGACCTGAAAGAGTTTGGGCACATTGCTGCCAGTGAAATTAAATCATTTTCAGGTTTTGACGGTGTGATGCTTTATCAGTTTGACCAGCAGTGGAACGGTTCAGTAGTTGCTGAAGCCAAAGAGGAAAGTATGGAATCTTATCTTAATTTAAAATTTCCTGCTTCTGATGTGCCCAGGCAGGCCAGAGAGCTTTATTTCAGAACGCCTTACCGCCTCATTCCTGATGTAAACTTTGAACCTGTCAGATTATTTCCGATCATCAATCCTATCGTCAGGGGATTTACAGACATTTCCGACTGCACCTTGAGAAGTGTACCTCAGGTACATATTGAATACCTGAAGAATATGAATGTTCAGGCTTCTATGTCAACGCCTGTCATTGTAGACGGTAAATTGTGGGGACTCATCTCATGTCACCATAAAACGCCTAAACAGATTCCTTTTGAGCTACGCTATGCTTTTGAAGTACTGGCAGGGTTAATCTCTTTTCAGTTGGCTTCTCGCGAAAGGGAAGAGCGCTTGCAACATTTCACCGACAGAAGAGAGATGGAGTTAAAACTGATTGACCTTCTCCATCGGGAAAAGGAGGCTAGAGATATTTTATTAGAAGAATCCGATATCTTACTCAAGCTCTTTCGGGCAGGAGGAGCAGTGCTGGTAATAGGGGATAAGTATGAAACAAAGGGGCAGGTGCCTTCACAAAAGTATGTTTCGGAACTAGTCAAATGGCTGAGGTTATTCAACAAAGAAAAGCTTTTTCTTACCGATTCTCTTAGCCCACACGTAAGAAATGCCAAAGAGTACAAGGATGTTGCCAGCGGGCTGCTGGCTATACAGTTTTCACATTCTCCTTTGGGCTATCTCCTGCTCTTTCGCCCTGAAATCATACATACTATCCATTGGGGAGGCAACCCAAATGAGGCCATTCAATTTGAAGAAGACCACAAAAAGTACCATCCCCGTAACTCATTTAAAGAATGGCGTGAAAAAGTAGAATATACAGCAGTACCCTGGGAAGCTGAATTGGTGGAGATTGCTAAAAATCTCAGAACTGTGTTACTTGAAAAGGTGTTAATAAACTTGCAGGAATAA
- a CDS encoding biliverdin-producing heme oxygenase has product MILQDLRAKTFEQHHQLESHPLLHQLTSTDLSLSVYATILHKFYGYFSPLEALVNQFSLESYLPDFAERRKTQLLLQDLEKLDLEISIQLCDNLPAIYNMESAMGAMYVMEGSTLGGQMISRQVEKALGLTPARGTAFFYGYGKETGKRWKRFQEGLQRLALTRDDCQTLITTSQNTFFKFNHWLSV; this is encoded by the coding sequence ATGATACTACAAGATCTGAGAGCGAAAACTTTCGAACAACATCATCAGTTAGAATCTCACCCTCTGTTACATCAACTTACCTCTACCGATCTGTCTCTTTCTGTGTATGCCACTATTCTGCATAAATTTTACGGTTATTTTTCGCCTTTGGAAGCATTAGTAAATCAATTTTCACTGGAAAGCTACTTACCAGACTTTGCTGAAAGAAGAAAAACACAGCTACTCCTGCAGGATCTTGAAAAGCTTGATCTGGAGATAAGCATTCAGCTTTGCGATAACTTACCGGCAATTTATAACATGGAAAGTGCTATGGGAGCGATGTATGTTATGGAAGGTTCTACTTTGGGAGGTCAGATGATCTCACGACAGGTAGAAAAAGCCCTGGGACTGACGCCAGCCCGTGGTACCGCTTTTTTTTATGGCTATGGCAAAGAAACCGGTAAGCGCTGGAAAAGATTTCAGGAGGGCTTACAGCGTTTAGCTTTAACACGAGACGACTGCCAAACACTCATAACTACTTCACAAAACACTTTTTTCAAGTTTAATCACTGGCTTAGCGTATGA
- a CDS encoding Gfo/Idh/MocA family protein yields MKDFNINRRHFLKSASASLALTTLGPRGLDVIFQDKPLRVGLIGAGWYGKSDLFRLIQVAPVEVLAICDVDKNMLSGAAKLVSQRQKSGKTPKTYTDYRKLLGEQELDIVLIGSPDHWHALQMIDAVKAGAHVYVQKPISVDVMEGEAMVAAARKYNKVVQVGTQRKSTPHLIDAKKKVVDAGLLGKVSHVEMCCYFHMRANGNPPVEPVPDFLDYEMWTGPAPMRPYDGLPHTRWWRTFMEYGNGIMGDMCVHMLDTVRWMLDLGWPTRISSTGGIYVDKEGKSNIADTQSAIFEYDELNCVWQHRSWGNPADPEYPWSFKLFGEKGTLEGSTMQADFTPHGDGEKIHFDVLYEKEKYPEDVTEDRIELNAAPATRLHMLDFLAAIKSSGRPVADIEEGHISTASCILANLSMQTGRPLKYDPQKRQIVDDQEANGLLQRSYRQPWQHPDPKSV; encoded by the coding sequence ATGAAGGATTTTAACATCAATCGTCGCCATTTTCTTAAAAGTGCTTCGGCCTCACTGGCACTTACTACCCTGGGTCCAAGAGGGCTGGACGTGATCTTCCAGGACAAACCATTACGTGTAGGTTTGATCGGAGCAGGCTGGTACGGAAAAAGTGACCTTTTCCGCCTGATTCAGGTAGCACCAGTAGAAGTTTTGGCGATCTGCGATGTGGACAAAAATATGCTTTCGGGGGCAGCAAAGCTGGTAAGCCAGCGCCAGAAATCCGGCAAAACACCAAAAACCTATACCGATTATCGTAAACTACTGGGCGAACAGGAACTGGACATCGTACTCATTGGCTCACCCGACCATTGGCATGCTTTGCAAATGATTGATGCTGTGAAAGCAGGTGCTCATGTATATGTACAAAAGCCGATCAGTGTGGACGTGATGGAAGGCGAAGCGATGGTGGCAGCAGCCCGCAAGTACAACAAAGTAGTACAGGTAGGAACCCAGCGCAAAAGTACCCCTCACCTGATTGATGCAAAAAAGAAAGTGGTAGATGCAGGATTGTTAGGCAAGGTATCACATGTGGAAATGTGTTGTTACTTTCATATGCGTGCCAATGGAAATCCGCCGGTAGAACCTGTACCAGACTTCCTGGATTATGAAATGTGGACCGGACCAGCTCCGATGCGCCCTTATGATGGGCTGCCCCACACTCGCTGGTGGCGTACTTTTATGGAGTATGGGAATGGTATTATGGGCGATATGTGCGTGCATATGCTAGATACGGTACGCTGGATGCTGGATCTGGGATGGCCTACACGCATCAGTTCCACCGGAGGAATTTATGTAGACAAAGAGGGCAAATCCAATATTGCTGATACCCAATCTGCCATCTTTGAATATGATGAACTCAACTGCGTATGGCAGCACCGAAGCTGGGGCAACCCTGCCGATCCGGAATATCCCTGGTCCTTTAAATTGTTCGGCGAAAAAGGCACCCTGGAAGGGAGTACCATGCAGGCTGATTTTACGCCTCATGGAGATGGAGAAAAAATCCACTTTGACGTATTGTACGAAAAAGAAAAATATCCTGAGGATGTTACCGAAGACCGGATTGAACTCAACGCAGCCCCGGCTACCCGACTGCATATGCTGGATTTTCTAGCTGCTATTAAAAGTAGTGGAAGACCAGTGGCCGATATAGAAGAAGGACATATCTCTACTGCAAGTTGCATCCTGGCCAATTTATCCATGCAAACTGGCCGTCCGTTGAAATACGATCCTCAAAAGCGGCAGATTGTGGATGACCAGGAAGCTAATGGCCTGTTACAACGTTCTTATCGTCAGCCCTGGCAACACCCTGACCCCAAAAGTGTATAG
- a CDS encoding DUF3820 family protein, with translation MEGLQPQILEDLVRVKMPFGKYKDRLICDLPVSYLEWFDSKGFPGGKLGMLLSTMLVIKSNGLDYLLAPLKRKPL, from the coding sequence ATGGAAGGATTACAACCACAAATACTGGAAGATTTGGTCAGAGTAAAAATGCCTTTTGGCAAATATAAAGACCGCCTGATCTGCGACCTGCCGGTGAGCTATCTGGAATGGTTTGACAGTAAAGGCTTTCCCGGTGGGAAACTGGGCATGCTACTATCTACCATGCTGGTGATTAAAAGCAACGGACTGGATTACCTTTTGGCGCCTTTAAAAAGGAAACCTTTGTAA
- the recQ gene encoding DNA helicase RecQ, which produces MASDIHQLLKTYFGYETFRSPQQEIIEHTLNQQDSLIIMPTGGGKSLCYQLPALAMEGLTLVISPLIALMQDQVDALQANGIAAAALNSSNTSSEIEQIKSQIAERTLKLLYISPERAVSPAFINYIKSKKINFIAIDEAHCVSIWGNDFRQEYTRLPELMQHFPKVPYMALTATADRATQTDIAEKLALRNPQKFLSSFERKNLHLQVQPAIQRLHFIKDYVVQRKEECGIIYCLSRKSTEKISSALCEVDIKAAYYHAAMSSDERSRVQQAFQQDEIKVICATIAFGMGIDKSNIRYVLHFNLPKNIESYYQEIGRAGRDGLPSDTILFFSFQDAQILRQFIDESTADESFKIVQRSKLNRMLEFGQASSCRTNMVLSYFGEHRSEACGHCDNCLNPPEHFDGTVITQKALSAIKRLDENVAINLLVDVLRGSERKEIVTQRYDQIKTFGAGKDISREDWLSYIGQMINQGLVEIDFTEYNKLKVTHIGEQVLFEAQKVKLSKPAQVTVQGKAEKSKTATFEDALFNHLKDVRRNLARHEDVPAYVIFNDSTLQEMVNERPMYLSDMASISGVGKHKLEKYGDIFLDAIQSFVLKESTPKNIKGKTYLETYTLLREGHSPEEIAGKRALNLVTIYSHIAYLYEKGEAVDISSYIADDEINEIAVAWRKIGKPDTLKDLFGYMEEKYPYYKLRLAISFIKRG; this is translated from the coding sequence ATGGCATCGGATATTCATCAACTTCTCAAAACCTATTTTGGCTACGAAACCTTTCGTTCACCGCAACAGGAAATCATTGAGCACACGTTGAATCAGCAAGACAGTCTGATCATCATGCCTACCGGCGGTGGTAAATCTCTGTGCTATCAGCTACCTGCTCTGGCTATGGAAGGCCTTACGCTGGTCATTTCTCCCCTTATTGCCCTGATGCAGGATCAGGTAGATGCTCTGCAGGCCAATGGAATCGCTGCCGCTGCTCTAAACAGCAGCAACACATCTTCAGAAATAGAGCAGATCAAATCGCAAATAGCTGAGCGCACATTGAAACTGCTCTACATCTCGCCGGAGCGGGCGGTCAGTCCGGCTTTCATTAATTATATCAAAAGCAAAAAAATCAACTTTATTGCGATAGACGAAGCTCATTGTGTGTCCATCTGGGGTAATGATTTCCGGCAGGAATATACCCGACTGCCGGAACTGATGCAGCATTTTCCTAAAGTACCTTATATGGCGCTGACCGCTACGGCTGACAGAGCTACGCAGACGGATATTGCTGAGAAGCTGGCTTTACGAAATCCGCAGAAGTTTTTATCCAGCTTTGAACGGAAAAATCTCCATCTCCAGGTGCAGCCTGCCATTCAACGCCTGCATTTTATCAAAGATTACGTGGTGCAGCGCAAAGAAGAATGTGGGATTATTTACTGCCTGAGCCGTAAGTCTACTGAAAAAATTTCCAGTGCCCTCTGTGAGGTTGATATCAAAGCGGCTTACTATCATGCGGCGATGAGCAGCGATGAACGTAGCCGCGTACAACAGGCTTTTCAGCAGGATGAGATCAAAGTCATCTGTGCGACCATCGCTTTTGGGATGGGCATTGACAAATCCAATATCCGATATGTGCTACATTTCAATCTTCCCAAAAATATAGAAAGCTATTATCAGGAAATCGGCAGGGCGGGAAGAGATGGATTACCTTCGGATACCATTCTTTTCTTCAGCTTTCAGGATGCACAAATTTTACGACAGTTTATTGACGAAAGTACAGCGGACGAATCTTTTAAGATTGTACAACGATCAAAACTAAACAGAATGCTGGAGTTTGGACAGGCCAGTAGTTGTCGTACCAATATGGTGCTCAGTTATTTTGGTGAGCATCGTTCTGAAGCATGTGGCCACTGTGATAATTGCCTGAATCCGCCGGAGCATTTTGATGGAACGGTAATTACACAAAAAGCCCTTTCAGCCATCAAAAGGTTGGATGAAAATGTAGCCATCAACTTACTGGTAGATGTCTTGCGGGGTTCAGAAAGAAAGGAGATCGTTACCCAGCGCTATGATCAGATCAAAACGTTTGGCGCAGGCAAGGATATCAGCCGGGAAGACTGGCTCAGTTATATCGGGCAAATGATCAACCAGGGCTTGGTGGAAATTGACTTTACGGAATATAATAAACTGAAAGTAACACATATCGGGGAGCAGGTATTGTTTGAAGCACAAAAAGTAAAACTTAGTAAGCCTGCCCAGGTTACGGTTCAGGGAAAGGCGGAAAAGAGCAAAACCGCTACTTTTGAAGATGCCCTTTTCAATCATTTAAAAGATGTGCGCCGTAACCTGGCCCGCCATGAAGATGTGCCTGCTTATGTTATTTTTAATGACTCTACCCTTCAGGAGATGGTTAATGAGCGGCCTATGTACCTGAGCGATATGGCTTCCATCTCCGGTGTTGGGAAACATAAACTGGAGAAGTATGGAGATATTTTTCTGGACGCTATCCAATCTTTTGTACTGAAAGAAAGTACTCCCAAGAATATCAAAGGTAAAACCTACCTGGAAACATATACCCTGCTTAGAGAAGGCCATTCACCTGAAGAAATTGCAGGCAAAAGAGCATTGAATCTTGTCACTATTTATAGTCATATCGCTTACTTATATGAAAAGGGAGAAGCTGTAGACATCTCATCTTATATTGCTGATGATGAAATTAACGAAATTGCAGTGGCCTGGCGTAAAATTGGTAAGCCCGATACGCTTAAGGATCTTTTTGGATATATGGAAGAAAAGTACCCTTACTATAAATTAAGATTAGCCATTTCCTTTATTAAAAGAGGCTAA
- a CDS encoding TonB-dependent receptor gives MKKYRIYIISGLLLSFGLSAFIWKEDPIKSLLNTIEQKLQTYRVNYHPEKIYVHLDKPQYVVGETVWFKAYLVDAATSKPVSGEELVHVELVNTEGKVVQDIQLKSVDGQVAGSLSLLDSLIAGEYQLVAYTDWMRNFDDEPFFRKTIHVWEVNAEQQTQDAEAGKVRQLADLQFFPEGGDWVSGIESFVAFKAIDRQGLSVEIKGEIQDNEGNTVASFESTHAGMGALKMTPEVHKTYIAILTQANGNEHNFPLPEVQEQGYVLSVDEYTDQDEVLIKVKTNVSTENPLLLTIVGNDALLYSEELTSESIQNTIGVAKSELPSGINRITLATAEGEPLAERLVFMHPERQLQLKVSMHEPEYLKREEVSLTVETSDAEGNPVPASLSMAITDEELVPEDMEKKSILSHLLLTSDLKGYVEQPDYYFNDISEEKKQALSYVMMTHGWRRFNWNEALPQVAYTKKSAISIDGKLVKENGDPVENGEVILYVKDQHQIFLVENTDEEGNFSFEGFDFTDSVELVIQGTTAKGNRDVKVVMDEGGFMPEWSEEAEFIAPDQLLTTTEQFVNRSANQASVEESFQMGLKEMLLKEIVVQERREQIVEPFRLHSRADVVIDAKTLPMAPSGNILESLQGRIAGMRIYRSGMNDFRAVIRGSGSPLYLIDGVPVDATAMSMVSQFDVDRVEVLKGPSAAIYGGRGGGGVIALYTKRGGPQYEEVEPSNNIILHTARGFHKVREFYSPKYTAEGKTDMPDYRTTLYWHPNVQTDEEGKATVSFFTADRNTSYRVILNGLTDAGLTGSAEQSFAVSSPAEVSP, from the coding sequence ATGAAAAAATATAGAATATATATAATCAGTGGGCTGCTCCTTTCTTTCGGACTTTCCGCCTTTATATGGAAAGAAGATCCGATTAAAAGTCTGCTGAATACAATTGAGCAAAAGCTACAGACCTACAGGGTCAATTATCATCCGGAGAAAATATATGTGCATCTGGATAAACCTCAGTATGTGGTGGGTGAAACTGTATGGTTTAAGGCCTATCTGGTAGATGCTGCTACCTCCAAACCTGTATCGGGTGAGGAACTGGTACATGTTGAGCTAGTGAATACGGAGGGAAAAGTAGTACAAGATATTCAACTTAAATCAGTGGATGGACAAGTAGCAGGAAGTTTAAGCCTTTTAGATTCCTTGATAGCAGGCGAATATCAGTTAGTAGCCTACACGGACTGGATGCGTAATTTTGATGACGAACCATTTTTCCGTAAGACCATTCACGTTTGGGAAGTGAATGCAGAGCAGCAGACACAGGATGCAGAAGCAGGAAAAGTACGTCAACTGGCTGATTTGCAGTTTTTTCCTGAAGGCGGTGACTGGGTAAGTGGAATTGAATCTTTCGTAGCATTTAAAGCCATAGATCGGCAAGGGCTGAGTGTAGAGATAAAGGGCGAAATTCAGGATAACGAAGGCAATACAGTGGCTTCTTTTGAAAGTACACATGCCGGAATGGGCGCGCTGAAAATGACTCCTGAAGTCCACAAAACCTATATTGCTATCCTTACACAGGCTAACGGAAACGAACATAATTTTCCTCTTCCTGAAGTGCAGGAACAAGGCTATGTATTATCAGTAGATGAATACACCGATCAGGATGAAGTATTGATCAAAGTAAAAACAAATGTGAGTACAGAAAATCCCTTGCTGCTGACTATCGTAGGAAATGATGCATTGCTATATTCGGAGGAGCTTACTTCTGAAAGTATACAAAATACCATTGGCGTTGCCAAAAGTGAGCTGCCATCAGGAATCAACCGCATCACTTTGGCTACCGCCGAAGGTGAACCTTTGGCAGAACGATTGGTCTTCATGCATCCCGAACGTCAGCTTCAGCTGAAGGTCAGCATGCATGAACCTGAGTACCTTAAGCGGGAAGAGGTCAGTCTTACCGTGGAAACGAGCGATGCGGAGGGCAATCCGGTACCCGCCAGTCTGTCTATGGCCATCACAGACGAAGAACTCGTCCCTGAAGATATGGAAAAGAAAAGCATCCTCTCACATCTGCTGCTGACTTCCGATCTCAAAGGTTATGTAGAGCAGCCAGATTATTATTTTAATGATATTAGCGAAGAAAAGAAACAGGCGCTTAGTTATGTGATGATGACGCATGGCTGGAGACGTTTCAACTGGAACGAAGCACTTCCTCAAGTTGCTTACACCAAAAAATCTGCAATCTCTATTGATGGTAAGCTGGTCAAAGAGAACGGTGATCCGGTAGAAAACGGAGAGGTGATCTTGTATGTGAAAGATCAGCATCAGATTTTCCTGGTAGAAAACACGGACGAGGAAGGCAACTTTTCATTTGAAGGCTTTGACTTTACAGATAGTGTAGAATTGGTGATTCAGGGTACTACGGCCAAAGGCAATCGTGATGTAAAAGTAGTGATGGATGAAGGTGGTTTTATGCCGGAATGGAGCGAAGAGGCTGAGTTTATAGCCCCTGATCAATTACTTACCACAACCGAGCAGTTTGTCAACAGAAGCGCTAATCAGGCTTCGGTAGAAGAGTCATTTCAGATGGGACTGAAAGAAATGCTGCTCAAAGAGATTGTAGTGCAGGAAAGAAGAGAGCAAATCGTAGAGCCATTCAGGCTGCACAGCCGGGCCGATGTAGTGATTGATGCGAAGACCTTGCCCATGGCACCTTCCGGTAACATTCTGGAGTCGCTACAGGGCAGGATCGCTGGCATGCGGATTTATCGCTCCGGTATGAATGATTTTCGGGCGGTGATCCGTGGTTCAGGTTCTCCGCTTTACCTGATTGATGGTGTGCCGGTAGATGCAACAGCCATGTCTATGGTCAGTCAGTTTGATGTAGACAGAGTTGAAGTGCTCAAAGGGCCTTCAGCGGCCATTTATGGCGGACGTGGCGGTGGTGGAGTGATTGCGCTCTATACCAAAAGGGGAGGTCCGCAGTATGAAGAAGTAGAGCCTTCCAACAACATCATTCTACATACAGCACGTGGTTTCCATAAAGTAAGAGAGTTTTACTCGCCCAAGTATACAGCTGAGGGTAAGACCGATATGCCTGACTACCGCACCACGCTATATTGGCATCCCAATGTACAAACAGATGAAGAAGGTAAGGCTACCGTATCCTTTTTTACCGCAGACAGAAACACCAGCTACAGAGTGATTTTAAACGGACTAACTGACGCTGGCCTGACAGGAAGTGCAGAACAGAGCTTCGCGGTAAGCAGTCCTGCTGAAGTATCGCCCTGA